Part of the Halogeometricum rufum genome, TGACGACGTCGATTACGCCGTTCTCGACGAACTACCGCAACTGGTCCGGCTATCGGTGACGAACGTGAACACGCTCTCGGAACTCGAACGCGTCGCAACGAGCGTCGAGGGGGAACGAAGTGACTGATTCGCACTCCAAGGGTACTCGTCGGGCCTTCCTCACGACGACGGCTGGGCTCGCGACGATGGGTGGTTGCCTCGGGTGTTCCGGCTCGGCGTCGACCGTCTCGGTCCTCGCGGCCGGGAGCCTTCAGAACGCGCTCACGTCCGACTTCCGGTCGCAGACCGACGCTCACGTCGAAGTCGAAGCCCACGGGTCTGCACGTGCCGCCCGCATGGTTGCCGAGGGCCAGCGCGACCCGGACATCGTCGCGCTCGCCGACCCGGTGTTGTTCTCGTCCCCCCTCGACGCGGAGTGGTATGCGACCTTCGCGAACAACGCGATCGTCCTCGCCTACAACTCCCAGACGCCGAGCGGAAAACAGATACAGAGCGCCGAGACGTGGTTCGCCCCGCTTCTTCGCGAGGACGTGCGCCTCGGTCGCACCGACCCGGACCTCGATCCGCTCGGATACCGAACGCTGTTCACACTCGCTCTCGCGGTTGACCACTACGATAGGCCCGCGTTGGCCGACGAGCTCCTCTCTCGGACCCAGATCTATCCCGAGACGCAACTGCTCGCACAGTTCGACTCCGGGAGCGTCGACGCAGCGTTCGTCTACCGGAGCATGGCGGTCGAACGAGAGTATCCCTACGTCGAACTCCCCGCGGCCATAGACATGAGCGACTCCGACCACGCGGCATCGTACGCGTCGATGTCGTATTCGTTACCCGGCGGCACTGTCGTCCGGGGAGCACCGATTCAGTACGCCGCGACCCGCCGGACGCAGACAGAGGCTGCGACCGACTCGTTCGATGCACTCGTCGAATCGTCAGCTCGGTATCTCGAATCGCACGGCTTCACCGTCACCGACGCACATCCGGAGTACGTGGGCGATGTCCCGACGTCACAGTAGCCGTCGCTGGCACCGCTCCAGCGACGCGGCCGTCACTACCGGATTGCGAGGAATCACGCTCGTTCTCGCCTGTGTGCTCCTGCTGTACTATCTCGTACCACTCGTCACGCTCTGGGTTTCACAGTCGCCAGGTGAGCTACTCGGAAACCTCACCCGCGACTACGTCGTGACAGCGGCGACCAACTCGGTCCTCGCCGCGTCGGTGAGTACGATGGCCGCAGTCGTGTTCGGCCTCCCACTCGCGTACTGGCTCTCTCGCACGGATTTCCGCGGCCAAAACGTGGTTCTCACCGTGGTGATTCTCCCGCTCGTCTTGCCGCCCGTCGTGAGCGGGATGCTCCTCCTTCGAGTCGTTGGACCCGCAGGGATCGGAACTCTCGTCACAATCCCGTTCACCCGCTCGTTGCTCGGCGTTGTCATCGCTCAACTCTACGTCGCGTCCCCCTTTCTCGTAGTCACCGCGAAGACGGCGTTCGACGGCGTCGACAGGCAACTCGAGGCGGCGTCGCAGTCTCTCGGCAGAGGAAAGCTGTCGACGTTTCGACGCGTGACACTCCCGCTCGCTAAGCCTGGAATCATCGCCGGCGTGACACTCACTTTCGCCCGTGCAATCGGCGAATTCGGCGCGACCCTCATGATGGCGTACTATCCGCGGACGCTCCCCGTCCAGATTTGGGTCTCGTACCTGTCGACGGGTCTCGACGCGGCACTTCCGGTCGCGCTCGTCCTCCTGACGATTGCCGTTGGGACAGTCCTGTTGATTTACACCGTTGGAACGAATCCGTGGCAGTGATTCTACCGTGTGACACCCAGTGAACCCGCTCGAAGTCACTCGAGGTGCACCTTCACTGTCCCCACGATTCGTAGCGGACGGACACCGCCGAAATGGTTATTCTCTCGCTGCTACAACAACATTCATGGCCGATACAGCCGAAAAACCGGAAGAGCTCCCGTCGATTGCGGGGAAACTGGCTGAACAGCATCCCGAGGTCTGGGAAGAGTACGCCGACCTCGGGAAGGCCTGCTCTGAGGCCGGGCCGCTCGACGATGACGCGAAGCGGCTCGTTAAACTCGGGCTGGCTGTCGGGGTGCAGTCGGAGGGTGCCGTCCACTCGCACGTCCGTCGCGCACTCGACGAAGGAATCGATCCCGAGGAGTTGCGCCACGTCGCGATTCTGTCGATTCCCACGATCGGATTCCCGAAGGCGATGGCCGCGCTGACGTGGATTGAAGACTTAACGGAGTAATATCTCGAAACCATTCATACCCTGAGACCTTGACGGAGACGACTCCTGTCTTCGACACTGGTTACTTATTTCCCATTGGCTCCGGCTCGTAACTTGCGGACCGACGGTATAGTATTGCGATATGTAGTTTATCCCTCGGCGTAGGAACTGTCGTCCCCCGCGCACCTCGGTCACCGTGGCGACTCGCGTTCGAACGCCCTCTCAACGCTCGCCGAACGCGTGACGGCGGTCGCCCCCGGGCGAACGGGAGCGGAGAAACGGGATTCAGGGCGGCGCGAACGATGGGGTGCCTTGCGGGACGGGACACTCGGTGTTCGGGTGCCACACGACCCACTCGGAGTGAGTTACTACACTGTTGTTACTCTTTCGCAGGGGAGTCACGTTCTCCGACGGGTGACTACTGCTGGGCCGGAATGGACGCCGACAGCAGGTGGTCGAACACTTTCCGTTCCGCCTTTCGGAGGTGCTGGTGGAACGTCGGCGGCGCGACGTTCAGCGACGCCGCGACTTCCTCGCCGGTGCTCTCTCGCGGCCACTCGAAGAAACCGGAGTGGAACGCGGCCTCCAGCGCCTGATGTTGGCGCTCGGTGAGTTCGGCGGTCATCACACGCTGCACCCGAGTCGGTGGATGTTTCAGCCGCGTAATCTGTCGCTGCTTGAGTAGCCGAGCCGTCGGATACACTTCCCGGACGCGGTCGATTATCCGACGGACCTCTCCCGTCGGGGGCGCGTGGATGGTCATGCTGAAACCGCCGTCCTCGATGACCGCCCGTTCGACGGACCCCCCGACGGACGCCACGGCCGACAGGACGGGGGGGTCGGACAGACGCGCCTCGAACCCGCCATCGTGGAACGTCACCGTCTCCCAGTGCGGGC contains:
- a CDS encoding molybdate ABC transporter permease subunit, translated to MSRRHSSRRWHRSSDAAVTTGLRGITLVLACVLLLYYLVPLVTLWVSQSPGELLGNLTRDYVVTAATNSVLAASVSTMAAVVFGLPLAYWLSRTDFRGQNVVLTVVILPLVLPPVVSGMLLLRVVGPAGIGTLVTIPFTRSLLGVVIAQLYVASPFLVVTAKTAFDGVDRQLEAASQSLGRGKLSTFRRVTLPLAKPGIIAGVTLTFARAIGEFGATLMMAYYPRTLPVQIWVSYLSTGLDAALPVALVLLTIAVGTVLLIYTVGTNPWQ
- a CDS encoding extracellular solute-binding protein, which gives rise to MGGCLGCSGSASTVSVLAAGSLQNALTSDFRSQTDAHVEVEAHGSARAARMVAEGQRDPDIVALADPVLFSSPLDAEWYATFANNAIVLAYNSQTPSGKQIQSAETWFAPLLREDVRLGRTDPDLDPLGYRTLFTLALAVDHYDRPALADELLSRTQIYPETQLLAQFDSGSVDAAFVYRSMAVEREYPYVELPAAIDMSDSDHAASYASMSYSLPGGTVVRGAPIQYAATRRTQTEAATDSFDALVESSARYLESHGFTVTDAHPEYVGDVPTSQ
- a CDS encoding carboxymuconolactone decarboxylase family protein, producing MADTAEKPEELPSIAGKLAEQHPEVWEEYADLGKACSEAGPLDDDAKRLVKLGLAVGVQSEGAVHSHVRRALDEGIDPEELRHVAILSIPTIGFPKAMAALTWIEDLTE